A portion of the Oxynema aestuarii AP17 genome contains these proteins:
- the dacB gene encoding D-alanyl-D-alanine carboxypeptidase/D-alanyl-D-alanine endopeptidase, whose protein sequence is MKLQHAAILFSLVVFKPDLALSASSEGICESQLPQAIAEITERPELRRSRWGIAIEPLAAKGDRPIYDREGNRYFIPASNAKLLTTAAALQTLGANFRITTSVYGPESADPDGVLSYIRIVGRGDPSFGEAQMRSLASQLRDRGVRQITQAIAHDGYFPGSPIHPNWEWEDIQAGYGAPVTSLIYRQNAVELTVYPQAVGQPLRLAWTNPAEAGNWQVENRTTTVETDGKEWLQLSRDFAKQTVILSGQLRAGSPPEDVAIAVGDPTQHFLENLQRIFAEEGIRVLRVTSSSEKITEETEIAKTLSPNLVELVQEVNEDSNNLYAEVLLRSLGVATNEATNSAIAAGLNRLKTSLTQLGVDPDTYQLGDGSGLSRQSLVSPQAFVQTLRAMALSPNGSLYRESLPLGGSSGTLKWRFRETPAFGRVRAKTGTLTGVSSLSGYVDNEEYDTLLFSIMVNQSERSASILRGAIDEIVVLLSTLKRC, encoded by the coding sequence ATGAAACTGCAACACGCCGCTATTTTATTTTCCCTGGTTGTTTTCAAACCCGATTTAGCCCTCTCCGCGTCTTCGGAGGGGATTTGCGAGTCGCAACTTCCCCAGGCGATCGCCGAAATTACCGAAAGACCCGAGTTAAGGCGATCTCGGTGGGGAATCGCGATCGAACCGTTGGCGGCGAAGGGCGATCGTCCGATTTACGATCGCGAAGGGAATCGCTATTTTATTCCCGCGTCTAATGCAAAATTGTTGACCACCGCCGCCGCGTTGCAAACATTAGGCGCAAATTTTCGCATCACAACCTCGGTCTACGGTCCCGAGTCTGCCGATCCCGACGGCGTTTTATCTTATATCCGCATTGTCGGACGGGGGGATCCGAGTTTCGGCGAAGCCCAAATGCGATCGCTGGCGTCCCAGTTGCGCGATCGCGGCGTCCGCCAAATTACCCAGGCGATCGCCCACGACGGCTATTTCCCCGGGTCTCCCATCCATCCGAACTGGGAATGGGAGGACATTCAGGCGGGTTACGGCGCCCCGGTCACCAGCCTGATTTATCGGCAAAATGCCGTTGAATTGACGGTATACCCGCAAGCTGTCGGCCAACCGTTGCGCCTCGCGTGGACGAACCCCGCAGAAGCCGGAAACTGGCAGGTTGAGAACCGCACGACCACCGTGGAAACCGACGGGAAAGAATGGCTGCAACTGAGCAGGGATTTCGCAAAACAGACGGTGATTCTCTCGGGACAACTGCGCGCCGGGTCGCCACCGGAGGACGTGGCGATCGCCGTTGGCGATCCGACCCAGCATTTTTTAGAAAACTTGCAAAGAATTTTCGCCGAGGAAGGGATTCGTGTCTTGCGCGTCACTTCCAGTTCGGAAAAGATTACGGAAGAAACAGAAATCGCAAAAACCCTCTCGCCAAACCTTGTGGAGTTAGTGCAAGAAGTCAATGAAGACAGTAACAACCTCTATGCGGAAGTGTTGTTGCGATCGCTCGGCGTTGCTACAAATGAGGCTACAAATAGCGCGATCGCTGCCGGATTAAACCGTTTGAAAACCAGCTTAACTCAGTTAGGAGTCGATCCGGATACCTATCAATTAGGCGACGGTTCCGGGTTATCGCGTCAGAGTTTGGTCAGTCCCCAAGCATTCGTGCAAACCTTACGCGCAATGGCGTTATCTCCGAACGGGTCGTTATACCGAGAATCCTTACCCCTAGGGGGAAGTAGCGGTACGCTAAAATGGCGATTTCGCGAAACACCTGCATTCGGTCGCGTCCGCGCCAAAACCGGAACTTTGACGGGAGTATCGAGTTTATCCGGTTATGTGGACAATGAAGAATACGATACGTTGCTATTTAGTATTATGGTCAATCAATCGGAACGATCTGCGTCTATTTTACGGGGGGCGATCGATGAAATTGTGGTGTTATTAAGTACGTTGAAACGGTGTTGA
- a CDS encoding tetratricopeptide repeat protein: protein MRFASAAQFYQARSLAAARQIAEELLGETPDSVEVLGLLGTIASDEGDWQRAIAYYRKALELEPDSAQIHYNLANTFSNSGECDRAIAHYRQAIALRPHYPQAFYNLGNLYQHRGEKKVAIAYYQQAIALDPQYAKAYNNLAILLQNSGDFSGAIAQFSQLIDLCPDDAEIHYNFANALQALGKVKSAQFHYDRAIALNPRHDVAHWNRALNLLLAGDWQQGFVEYEWRWKLPGKTPRSFPQPVWDGAPLQGKTILLHAEQGLGDALQFIRYVPLVAAKGGRVVVEAHPPLIRLFQSISAIDRLVPVGDPLPEFDVYAPLMSLPRILATTLQTVPSEVPYLHPTEPVPELQPADAFKIGVVWATHSDSPTAIARSADLADVFQLLGLPHSSNIYLYSLQKGATLPDWAAKNPRFIDLAPQLNDFADTAAIVRTLDLVITVDTAVAHLAGALAKPVWILLPFAADWRWLHDRDDSPWYPTARLFRQSQPGDWRDLFDRVKVALRQLFPPEVFHPGAVDRASPPVNREAEPSISLQNSLEGAIARHQGGFLDEAATLYRQILQQHPHHLTALTNLGMLLKETGKLAEAIACYRQGIAGLREKDPFAVPLYYNFANALAEAGDRDGAIAAYREAIARKPDHAEAYNNWGLLLQKNGDLDGAIACYDRAIAADPHYAKAHNNRGFALQDSGDIDGAIACYRQALRLDPDYGEAHNNLGVALLLQGEFNPGWDEYEWRWRVKDGPQLPDFKVPLWDGSEIQGQTILLFAEQGLGDTVQFIRYAPLVAGNGARVIALVQPPLRRLLQSVEGIDRLYAYGDRLPEFDLWAPLMSLPRLFKTDLKTIPAKIPYLKPQTRFSHPKLPQTNTLNVGLVWAGNPNHPSDRYRSLSFEAFSRLLHVPGITYFSLQKGSDELGDRWANFENIIDLAPDLHDFDTTAAAIAHLDLVITIDTAVAHVAGSLGKPVWLLLGLSPDWRWLRLGETTPWYPTMRIFRQKRLNEWDDVLDRAIDELGAFAARPQDVSAISPTPTAPASDVERAIADARQACQNRDYDRAETLCQQLLEGNSDNPQAWQLLGTIAHYRGEIDGAIANYERAIAADRTFALPYINLGSLLRQKGQHERAIALLEKAVNLQPDLAAAHYNLGNALFDAERWSEAIAAYRGAIAAEPHHPQAYYNLGNALQHHGDSREAIAAYEQAIALQPDYGEAYNNLGNTLADEYEFDRAIAAYRAAIDRRANYLDPYINLGNVYQALNQTDAAIACYQNALQIDPNFTDAHVNLAMSLLVSGDFRRGFAEYEWRWRLDGAIDRAPQSLPLWDGSPLQGETVLLYAEQGMGDAIQFVRYASLVATHGGRAIVLVPKPLVKLCQTADGVDRAIAFGDPLPQCDFRAPLMSLPRILGTTADRIRANIPYLHPSPTGLQLPRSDAFKIGLVWAGNPQHTHDRHRSAKLADFRKLWSIPHCEIYSLQKGEREKDLESFPEPIHNLAPDLHDFTETAAAIAQLDLVVTVDTAVAHLAGALGKPVWIVLGLAPDWRWLGDRDDSPWYPTARLFRQTEPGNWTETLDRVVAALRQLQQQPDLAQRVNQLIQQANTLQNAGNLEGAIAQWRQIVTLVPDRPAPYYNLGNALKKRGDGEGAIAHYRQAIAIAPDYLKAYHNLGNTLLEQNKVSEAIAVYERGISLAPDRADLHANLGFALMLAGDLRRGFAEYEWRLQQSDAEVPQLDCPRWDGSPLHGKTILLYGEMGFGDSLQYIRYLSFVEQQGGRAIVRCPQPLVRLFQTGLNSANTTQIISEDDPLPPCDCQASLMSLPHLCGTDLGTIPAEVPYLSAGGEFPDRRRPKPHCINIGIVWAGSDRYGDRRGRSCDLDLVLGQLDRPGVQLYSLQKGVEPSSDRLIDLAPNLHDFADTAAAIAHLDLIVTVDTAVAHLAGALGKPTWILIPFVPDARWFLDRADSPWYPTARLFRQPQLGDWPGACAAVGAALTTLLAQVTEQPSQSEIEMTGNLTPPVPTRPLRLGITWQLSGITGWGIYGLNLTLQLEKNPNFQPMLLMRPDRTGVDNPLHRHLLQPALERYQEVQQLLAKHPGKSLWCDFPIVHALGNNLSSLATHQPMSGKYQIGTIFFENTELTPEMVERGRQYHAIVTGSSWNTQVLQSYGLDRAVTVQQGIDPTLFHPAPKANLFGDRFVIFSGGKLEYRKGQDIVVAAFKAFRQRHPEALLVTAWHNFWPQFMAGLDRTGHVAGLPAVGKDGRVQIGAWLVANGLPEGSFIDLGAIPNYLMPPIMREADVAVFTNRCEGGTNLVAMETMACGLPVILSANTGHLDLIGEDWCYPLRSQGRVKPTERFPGVRDWGESEVEEVVETLERVWQDRETARQRGRAAAEVMRQWSWEKQVNRFLGILMRVMGC from the coding sequence ATGCGGTTCGCTAGCGCAGCACAATTTTACCAGGCACGGTCCCTCGCGGCAGCGCGTCAGATCGCGGAAGAACTGCTGGGGGAGACCCCGGACTCCGTGGAAGTTCTCGGACTGCTGGGGACGATCGCCTCGGACGAAGGAGATTGGCAACGCGCGATCGCCTATTACCGAAAAGCCCTCGAACTTGAGCCGGATTCTGCCCAAATTCACTACAATTTAGCCAATACTTTCTCAAACTCCGGAGAGTGCGACCGCGCGATCGCCCATTACCGACAAGCGATCGCCCTGCGTCCCCACTACCCGCAAGCCTTCTATAACCTGGGGAACCTCTACCAACACCGAGGCGAAAAAAAAGTGGCGATCGCCTATTATCAACAAGCGATCGCCCTCGATCCCCAATATGCTAAAGCTTACAACAATTTGGCCATTTTGCTACAAAATTCTGGAGATTTTTCCGGCGCGATCGCTCAGTTCAGCCAACTGATTGACCTTTGTCCCGACGATGCCGAAATTCACTACAATTTCGCTAACGCTTTGCAAGCCTTGGGAAAAGTAAAATCCGCCCAATTTCACTACGATCGCGCGATCGCCCTCAACCCCCGCCATGACGTCGCCCACTGGAATCGCGCCCTCAACCTCCTCCTCGCTGGAGACTGGCAACAGGGCTTCGTCGAGTACGAATGGCGCTGGAAACTGCCCGGAAAAACCCCCCGATCCTTTCCTCAACCCGTCTGGGACGGGGCGCCCCTCCAGGGAAAAACCATCCTTCTCCACGCCGAACAAGGACTCGGCGACGCCCTCCAATTCATCCGCTACGTTCCCCTCGTCGCCGCTAAAGGCGGGCGGGTCGTCGTCGAAGCTCATCCCCCTCTCATCCGTTTATTTCAAAGCATTTCCGCCATCGATCGCCTCGTCCCCGTCGGGGATCCCTTGCCGGAATTCGACGTTTACGCCCCCTTGATGAGTTTGCCCCGGATTTTGGCAACGACCCTGCAAACCGTTCCCAGCGAGGTTCCCTATTTACACCCCACCGAACCCGTCCCCGAACTGCAACCCGCCGACGCTTTTAAAATTGGGGTCGTCTGGGCCACCCACTCCGACAGTCCGACGGCGATCGCCCGATCCGCCGATCTCGCCGACGTTTTCCAACTGTTAGGTCTTCCCCATTCCTCGAATATCTATTTATATAGTTTGCAAAAAGGGGCAACTCTCCCCGATTGGGCCGCCAAAAACCCCAGATTTATCGATTTAGCCCCTCAACTGAACGATTTTGCCGATACGGCGGCGATCGTCCGAACCCTCGATTTAGTCATTACCGTCGATACCGCCGTCGCCCATTTAGCCGGGGCCTTGGCTAAACCCGTCTGGATTTTACTGCCGTTTGCTGCGGATTGGCGCTGGTTGCACGATCGCGACGATAGCCCCTGGTATCCGACCGCGCGCCTTTTTCGTCAATCTCAACCGGGGGATTGGCGCGACTTGTTCGACCGAGTTAAAGTAGCGTTACGTCAACTGTTCCCCCCCGAAGTTTTTCACCCTGGCGCCGTCGATCGCGCGAGTCCACCTGTGAACCGAGAAGCCGAACCGTCTATTTCCCTCCAAAACTCCTTAGAAGGGGCGATCGCGCGCCATCAAGGAGGATTTCTCGACGAAGCGGCGACCCTCTACCGCCAAATTTTGCAACAGCATCCCCACCACCTCACCGCGTTGACCAATTTGGGAATGTTGTTAAAAGAAACAGGGAAACTGGCGGAGGCGATCGCCTGTTACCGCCAGGGAATCGCCGGGTTGAGAGAAAAAGACCCCTTCGCCGTCCCTCTTTACTACAATTTCGCCAACGCCCTCGCCGAAGCGGGCGATCGCGACGGGGCGATCGCGGCGTATCGAGAAGCGATCGCCCGCAAGCCCGACCATGCAGAAGCTTATAACAATTGGGGCTTGTTATTGCAGAAAAATGGCGATTTAGACGGAGCGATCGCCTGCTACGACCGCGCGATCGCCGCCGATCCCCACTACGCCAAAGCCCACAACAATCGCGGCTTTGCCCTGCAAGATTCCGGCGACATCGACGGGGCGATCGCCTGCTACCGCCAAGCCTTGCGCCTCGATCCCGACTACGGCGAAGCCCACAACAACCTCGGCGTCGCCTTGTTACTCCAGGGAGAATTTAACCCCGGGTGGGACGAGTACGAATGGCGGTGGCGGGTCAAAGACGGTCCCCAACTGCCCGATTTTAAAGTCCCTCTCTGGGACGGATCCGAGATCCAGGGCCAAACCATTCTCTTATTTGCCGAACAAGGACTCGGCGATACAGTCCAATTCATCCGCTACGCGCCCTTAGTTGCGGGGAACGGCGCCCGGGTTATCGCCCTCGTTCAGCCGCCCTTACGGCGTTTACTCCAATCCGTCGAAGGCATCGATCGCCTCTATGCTTACGGCGATCGCTTGCCCGAATTCGACCTTTGGGCGCCCTTAATGAGTTTGCCGCGCTTATTTAAAACCGATTTAAAGACTATTCCGGCAAAAATACCCTATTTAAAGCCACAAACGCGGTTTTCTCACCCCAAACTCCCCCAGACAAATACACTCAACGTCGGACTCGTTTGGGCGGGGAACCCAAACCATCCGAGCGATCGCTATCGTTCCCTGTCGTTCGAGGCATTTTCGCGCCTGTTACACGTTCCCGGAATCACTTATTTTAGTTTGCAAAAAGGATCCGACGAACTCGGCGATCGCTGGGCAAACTTTGAAAATATTATCGATTTAGCGCCGGACTTGCACGATTTCGACACGACCGCCGCCGCGATCGCCCACCTCGATCTCGTGATTACCATCGATACCGCCGTCGCCCACGTCGCCGGATCCCTCGGAAAACCCGTATGGCTGTTACTCGGTCTGTCTCCCGATTGGCGCTGGTTGCGCTTAGGGGAGACCACGCCCTGGTATCCAACCATGCGGATATTTCGTCAAAAGCGCTTGAACGAATGGGACGACGTTCTCGATCGCGCCATCGACGAACTGGGCGCATTCGCCGCCCGTCCCCAGGATGTCTCGGCGATCTCCCCGACGCCGACCGCGCCCGCGTCCGACGTCGAACGGGCGATCGCCGACGCCCGCCAAGCCTGCCAAAATCGGGATTACGATCGCGCCGAAACCCTTTGTCAGCAGCTTTTAGAGGGGAATTCCGACAATCCCCAAGCCTGGCAACTCTTAGGAACGATCGCCCATTACCGGGGAGAGATCGACGGGGCGATCGCCAATTACGAACGAGCGATCGCCGCCGATCGAACCTTCGCCCTTCCCTATATCAATTTAGGATCGCTGTTGCGACAAAAAGGGCAACACGAACGGGCAATCGCCCTGTTAGAAAAAGCGGTAAACTTGCAACCCGACCTCGCCGCCGCCCATTACAACTTAGGGAACGCCCTTTTCGACGCCGAACGCTGGTCAGAGGCGATCGCGGCGTACCGGGGGGCGATCGCCGCCGAACCCCATCACCCGCAAGCGTATTACAACTTGGGCAATGCCTTGCAGCATCATGGCGATTCCCGAGAGGCGATCGCCGCCTACGAACAGGCGATCGCCCTCCAGCCCGATTACGGCGAAGCCTATAACAATTTAGGCAATACCCTCGCCGACGAGTACGAATTCGACCGCGCGATCGCCGCCTACCGCGCCGCAATCGACCGTCGCGCCAACTATCTCGACCCTTACATTAATTTAGGCAACGTTTACCAAGCCCTCAACCAAACCGACGCGGCGATCGCCTGCTATCAAAACGCCCTACAAATCGACCCCAACTTTACCGACGCCCACGTTAACCTCGCCATGAGTTTACTCGTTTCTGGGGACTTCCGGCGCGGTTTCGCCGAGTACGAGTGGCGTTGGCGGTTGGACGGGGCGATCGATCGCGCCCCCCAATCCTTGCCCCTCTGGGACGGTTCCCCCTTACAGGGAGAAACCGTCTTGCTGTACGCCGAACAGGGGATGGGTGACGCGATTCAGTTCGTCCGCTACGCCTCCCTCGTCGCGACCCACGGGGGACGGGCGATCGTTTTGGTTCCCAAACCGTTGGTGAAATTGTGCCAAACCGCCGATGGGGTCGATCGCGCGATCGCCTTTGGCGACCCCCTCCCCCAGTGCGACTTTCGCGCCCCCTTGATGAGTTTGCCCCGCATTTTGGGAACGACGGCGGATCGCATTCGGGCCAATATTCCCTACCTGCATCCCTCGCCGACTGGGTTACAACTTCCCCGATCCGACGCTTTCAAAATCGGCCTCGTCTGGGCGGGCAATCCCCAACATACCCACGATCGCCACCGTTCGGCAAAACTTGCAGATTTTCGCAAATTGTGGAGTATCCCCCATTGCGAAATTTACAGTTTACAGAAGGGAGAACGGGAAAAAGATTTAGAAAGCTTTCCCGAACCCATCCATAATTTAGCGCCAGACTTGCACGATTTTACCGAGACCGCCGCCGCGATCGCCCAACTCGATTTAGTCGTCACCGTCGATACCGCCGTCGCCCATTTAGCCGGGGCCTTGGGTAAACCCGTTTGGATTGTCTTGGGACTCGCCCCCGATTGGCGCTGGTTGGGCGATCGCGACGATAGCCCCTGGTATCCGACCGCGCGCTTATTCCGCCAGACAGAACCGGGAAACTGGACGGAAACCCTCGATCGCGTCGTCGCCGCATTGCGACAACTGCAGCAACAGCCAGATCTCGCTCAAAGGGTGAATCAGTTAATTCAACAGGCGAATACATTGCAAAATGCGGGGAATCTGGAAGGGGCGATCGCCCAATGGCGCCAGATCGTCACCTTAGTTCCCGATCGCCCGGCGCCCTATTACAATCTCGGCAATGCGCTGAAAAAAAGAGGGGATGGGGAGGGGGCGATCGCCCATTACCGACAGGCGATCGCGATCGCCCCCGACTATCTCAAGGCGTATCACAACTTGGGCAATACCTTGCTCGAACAAAATAAAGTCTCCGAGGCGATCGCCGTTTACGAACGGGGGATTTCCCTCGCCCCCGACCGCGCGGACCTTCACGCCAATCTCGGCTTTGCCCTTATGCTGGCGGGGGATTTACGGCGCGGCTTCGCCGAATACGAATGGCGCTTGCAGCAGTCCGATGCCGAAGTTCCCCAACTCGATTGCCCCCGGTGGGACGGGTCCCCCTTGCATGGTAAAACGATTTTGCTTTATGGGGAAATGGGATTCGGCGACAGTTTGCAATATATTCGTTATTTGTCTTTCGTCGAACAACAGGGGGGACGGGCGATCGTGCGCTGTCCGCAGCCTCTCGTCCGCCTGTTTCAAACCGGATTAAACAGTGCAAATACAACACAAATTATTTCAGAAGACGACCCCTTACCCCCCTGCGACTGCCAAGCCTCGTTAATGAGTTTGCCCCACTTGTGCGGCACCGACCTCGGGACGATTCCCGCAGAGGTTCCTTATTTATCTGCCGGGGGCGAGTTTCCCGATCGCCGACGCCCAAAACCGCACTGTATCAATATTGGCATCGTGTGGGCGGGGAGCGATCGCTACGGCGACCGACGGGGGCGCTCGTGCGATTTAGATCTCGTACTCGGACAACTCGATCGCCCCGGCGTGCAACTGTACAGCTTGCAGAAAGGGGTCGAACCTTCCAGCGATCGTCTTATCGATTTAGCGCCAAACTTGCACGATTTCGCCGATACCGCCGCCGCGATCGCCCACCTCGATTTAATCGTCACCGTCGATACCGCCGTCGCCCATTTAGCCGGGGCCTTAGGAAAACCCACCTGGATCTTAATCCCCTTCGTCCCGGACGCGCGCTGGTTCCTCGATCGCGCCGATAGTCCCTGGTATCCGACGGCGCGCCTCTTCCGTCAACCCCAACTCGGCGATTGGCCCGGCGCCTGCGCAGCCGTGGGGGCGGCATTAACGACGTTATTAGCACAAGTGACCGAACAACCATCTCAAAGCGAAATCGAGATGACAGGCAATCTTACCCCCCCGGTTCCAACTCGACCCCTGCGCCTCGGCATCACTTGGCAACTGAGTGGAATCACCGGATGGGGGATTTACGGCTTAAATTTAACCTTGCAACTGGAAAAAAACCCGAATTTCCAGCCGATGTTATTGATGCGACCCGATCGCACCGGAGTAGACAATCCCTTACACCGTCATCTACTGCAACCTGCCTTAGAACGCTATCAGGAGGTACAGCAGTTATTGGCGAAACATCCGGGGAAATCCTTGTGGTGCGATTTTCCCATCGTTCATGCTTTAGGGAATAACTTGTCGAGTCTGGCCACCCATCAACCGATGAGTGGGAAATATCAGATCGGGACGATTTTCTTTGAAAATACGGAGTTAACCCCGGAAATGGTGGAACGGGGGCGGCAATATCACGCCATTGTTACCGGATCGAGCTGGAATACCCAAGTTTTGCAAAGTTACGGCCTCGATCGCGCGGTGACGGTCCAGCAAGGGATCGACCCCACCTTATTTCACCCGGCGCCCAAGGCGAATTTATTCGGCGATCGCTTCGTTATTTTTAGCGGCGGCAAGTTGGAATATCGCAAAGGTCAGGATATTGTCGTGGCGGCGTTTAAAGCCTTTCGCCAGCGCCATCCGGAAGCGCTGTTAGTGACCGCGTGGCACAACTTCTGGCCCCAATTCATGGCGGGACTCGATCGCACCGGACATGTCGCCGGATTGCCTGCGGTGGGGAAGGATGGCCGAGTGCAAATCGGCGCGTGGTTAGTTGCCAACGGCTTACCGGAAGGGTCGTTTATCGATTTGGGGGCAATTCCCAACTATCTGATGCCGCCAATCATGCGCGAGGCAGACGTGGCGGTGTTTACCAATCGTTGCGAAGGAGGAACGAATTTAGTGGCGATGGAGACGATGGCGTGTGGTTTACCCGTGATTCTCTCGGCGAATACGGGCCATTTAGATTTAATAGGGGAAGACTGGTGTTATCCGTTGCGATCGCAAGGACGGGTCAAACCCACCGAACGTTTCCCCGGGGTGCGCGACTGGGGCGAGTCCGAGGTCGAGGAAGTGGTCGAAACCCTCGAACGAGTCTGGCAAGATCGCGAAACGGCCCGACAACGCGGACGCGCCGCCGCCGAGGTGATGCGCCAGTGGAGTTGGGAAAAACAGGTCAACCGTTTTTTAGGGATCCTGATGCGAGTGATGGGATGCTGA
- a CDS encoding methyltransferase domain-containing protein has translation MNSTLYENIQQFYDESSTLWESIWGEHMHHGYYPSPDERSRDRRQAQIDLIEELLTQTSLHLSRDLTPLTHSVLDVGCGIGGSSLYLAEKFDATVTGITLSPVQAQRATERAEAAGLDCNFQVANALEMPFENNSFDLVWSLESGEHMPNKKQFLQECYRVLKPGGTFIFATWCHRNVAPPEPPLTESERRHLADIYRVYYLPYVIALNEYEQIAEAIGFCQLHTEDWSANVAPFWDRVIESALEPKILLELLFSGWKTVQGALALGLMRDGYQRGLVRYGVLYGSK, from the coding sequence ATGAATTCTACACTTTACGAAAACATCCAACAATTTTACGATGAATCCTCGACCCTGTGGGAAAGCATTTGGGGGGAACACATGCACCACGGTTATTATCCTTCTCCAGACGAGCGATCGCGCGATCGTCGCCAAGCCCAAATTGATTTAATCGAAGAATTATTAACTCAAACCTCCCTCCATTTATCCCGAGATTTGACCCCCCTAACTCACTCTGTTTTAGATGTCGGCTGTGGAATCGGTGGCAGCAGTCTTTATCTAGCAGAAAAATTCGATGCTACCGTTACCGGAATTACCCTTAGTCCGGTTCAAGCACAACGCGCTACCGAACGGGCAGAAGCTGCGGGATTGGATTGCAATTTTCAGGTCGCCAATGCTTTAGAAATGCCCTTTGAAAATAACTCTTTTGACTTAGTATGGTCTTTAGAAAGTGGCGAACACATGCCGAATAAAAAACAGTTTTTACAAGAATGTTACCGCGTCCTCAAACCCGGCGGGACGTTTATTTTTGCCACCTGGTGTCACCGCAATGTCGCCCCTCCCGAACCCCCTTTAACCGAGTCCGAACGTCGCCATCTCGCCGATATTTATCGTGTTTATTATTTGCCTTACGTAATCGCGTTAAACGAATACGAACAAATAGCCGAGGCGATCGGATTTTGCCAGCTTCACACTGAGGACTGGTCGGCAAATGTTGCCCCCTTTTGGGATCGAGTCATCGAGTCGGCTTTAGAACCCAAAATTTTATTAGAATTGTTATTTTCTGGCTGGAAAACGGTTCAGGGTGCGTTGGCTTTGGGGTTGATGCGTGACGGTTATCAACGCGGTTTAGTCCGTTATGGGGTATTATATGGAAGTAAGTAA
- a CDS encoding homogentisate phytyltransferase — protein sequence MNGSLLSLNGNLYAFWKFSRPHTIIGTTLSVWGLYAIAIALTGSSIAPENLFYASLTWLACLCGNIYIVGLNQLEDIEIDRINKPHLPIASGEFTINRGRAIVAITGVSAIAIALLQGPWLFATVGISIALGTAYSLPPIRLKRFPFWASFCIYTVRGIIVNLGLFLHHHWLLTHPENLTGEVFDIPLAVWALTLFILIFTFAIAIFKDIPDIEGDKQYNITTFTIRLGAPAVFNLARWTITVAYFAILLGGFFLFISVNPIFLIASHLFALGLLWWRTQKVDLKERSQIASCYQFIWKLFFLEYLIFPAACWF from the coding sequence ATGAATGGTTCTTTATTATCGTTAAATGGAAATTTGTACGCCTTTTGGAAGTTTTCTCGTCCGCATACAATCATCGGAACGACATTAAGTGTATGGGGATTGTACGCGATCGCGATCGCCCTCACCGGGAGTTCGATCGCCCCTGAAAACTTATTTTATGCTAGCTTAACTTGGCTGGCGTGTTTGTGTGGAAATATCTACATTGTCGGCTTAAATCAACTCGAAGATATCGAAATCGATCGCATTAATAAGCCCCATTTACCGATCGCCTCCGGAGAATTTACAATCAATCGAGGACGGGCAATTGTTGCCATCACTGGAGTGAGTGCGATCGCGATCGCCTTGCTTCAAGGTCCTTGGTTATTCGCTACGGTCGGAATTAGCATTGCCCTCGGTACGGCGTATTCTTTACCGCCAATTCGTTTAAAACGGTTCCCGTTTTGGGCATCTTTCTGTATTTACACCGTTCGCGGGATTATTGTTAATTTAGGGCTGTTTTTACACCATCACTGGCTGCTAACTCATCCGGAAAACTTAACCGGAGAAGTTTTCGATATTCCTCTCGCAGTGTGGGCGTTAACCCTATTTATTTTAATTTTTACATTTGCGATCGCCATTTTCAAAGATATCCCTGACATTGAAGGCGACAAACAATATAATATCACCACATTTACGATTCGCCTCGGTGCCCCCGCCGTCTTCAATCTTGCCCGATGGACGATAACGGTGGCTTACTTCGCCATTTTGTTAGGCGGTTTCTTTTTATTTATCAGTGTCAATCCCATTTTTCTAATCGCTTCCCATCTTTTCGCCCTCGGTTTACTGTGGTGGCGAACACAAAAAGTGGATTTAAAAGAGCGATCGCAAATTGCCAGTTGCTATCAATTTATTTGGAAACTCTTTTTTCTGGAATATCTGATTTTTCCCGCCGCCTGTTGGTTTTAA